One part of the Aspergillus fumigatus Af293 chromosome 7, whole genome shotgun sequence genome encodes these proteins:
- a CDS encoding putative C6 finger domain protein — protein MEGTDDKLNPLPPYSTPLPPSQAHHGVPPEAAHGLPNAPGAYNQSWCPYQPSLPPLKYPAIPNRQLPQLPHEGPYDRPNNLPGPSHILTESHPPTFPHINRAPHYSIPPSAPPHPAPHPLPQLTAPEFRPQTIYPSQDHSSNGNPPSPPAQSSTTISHISRTPAHQHLTFGIHQSKAHRAQQACDRCRARKAKCDKGRPSCGHCKENNLICVYKEVLPHKQEKATQQILDKIQCLEDKLDERLTHFQTVQTEQGTQLSMISNEVGMKETKMLAVKDAARSLPPKQTLDGLVESNAAVFLLESKSKNGAGMQQLDSDEPPGQSYLEREDGELSMPVEHTTAAHKLLSWPSIRNLLYPREYDEDYVMKLEEQRGLIRIYGRGEGDDMGEDRMSPTPLSNPNSSSGWEDSHAHRAAPSSPWAQSAHPSGFPQKLRDKGVDEFGTLCADPDTIRRYHRSYLEHIHKLHPFLDQGDLDKKIEMFIKLHCLPKTAGSTPTGTGDMLRGAERKRPRDTLQGAACDFPIPTGGRTEATSRRIERSIDNAVLLLVLALGSICEVGAPVPGPVTDNSPDFRKQWIPGPPTRSVLSPAESDIIFPVHGGFYAPHTIPYPSPVDDRRSVRGPSASLGGDVPANQHLRNVDVIPGLSYYAYATQILGELQGANGLPHVQAALLAGLYAGQLAHPFQSHGWIYQAARACQVLVRSKRYDQMKDGPLKELYDFAYWTCLQLESDILAELDLPASGISRAESRISLPKGRFTLPLQIEISAPSTMMMFFYSAQIYLRKFLNRVHTDLYKVDRNRGPNKATNAAGSASAVKAAIAAITANPSSNTTTTTSSSNNRWTSDVQEIFSMNLELWRNSLPEIMKWKDADPPSNDINVARMRAKYYGARYIIHRPLLYQALHFAGLPYPNPTSALVGSPAGSVLPSTKSEQVSSLLPHSQQASSMAHLSSNIGVPVHTASTYVQGSSTGIIAYRDLPPKLRRACKVCIDSAILSTEAFDGIEGRPIVTNIFGTAHAQFGNMLVLSATYMSCLSELVDRNVLEKLLKRTIKFLLQSRYISPSLRADARILTEIYEKIFGEPATSFTSAYS, from the exons ATGGAGGGGACAGATGATAAGCTAAATCCACTTCCTCCTTACTCCACCCCCCTGCCTCCTTCTCAAGCGCATCATGGCGTTCCCCCTGAAGCGGCGCATGGCCTACCCAACGCGCCGGGAGCATACAATCAGTCATGGTGCCCATACCAACCTTCATTGCCCCCTCTCAAGTACCCTGCAATACCCAATCGACAGTTGCCTCAGCTACCTCACGAAGGGCCGTACGATCGGCCAAATAATTTGCCTGGTCCCAGTCACATCCTGACAGAGTCGCATCCGCCGACTTTTCCTCATATAAACAGAGCTCCGCATTATTCCATACCCCCTTCGGCACCCCCTCATCCGGCTCCTCATCCGCTTCCTCAACTGACGGCCCCCGAGTTTCGTCCTCAGACTATATATCCCTCTCAAGaccacagcagcaatggcaatcctccttctcctccagctcagtCTTCGACAACGATCTCGCATATTTCCCGCACGCCTGCTCACCAGCATCTAACCTTTGGTATACATCAGAGCAAGGCACATCGCGCTCAGCAG GCGTGCGACCGGTGTAGAGcaagaaaagcaaagtgTGATAAAGGGCGGCCCTCCTGCGGCCACTGCAAGGAGAACAATTTGATATGTGTCTACAAAGAAGTCCTCCCCCATAA ACAGGAAAAGGCCACCCAGCAGATCTTGGACAAGATACAATGTCTGGAAGATAAGCTCGACGAGCGTCTGACGCATTTTCAAACAGTACAGACGGAACAAGGGACGCAGCTAAGTATGATTTCTAACGAGGTCGGGATGAAAGAAACGAAAATGTTGGCTGTCAAAGATGCCGCCCGATCACTGCCACCCAAGCAGACACTTGATGGATTGGTGGAATCAAATGCTGCTGTCTTTTTGCTTGAGTCAAAATCAAAGAACGGAGCGGGAATGCAGCAGTTGGATTCGGATGAACCCCCAGGGCAGAGTTATTTGGAGAGGGAGGATGGCGAGCTGTCCATGCCCGTGGAACATACAACGGCTGCCCACAAGTTGCTCTCCTGGCCGTCGATTAGGAACTTACTGTATCCCCGCGAGTACGACGAGGATTATGTGATGAAACTTGAAGAGCAACGTGGCTTGATTCGCATCTATGGTCGTGGTGAGGGCGACGACATGGGTGAGGATCGCATGTCGCCAACCCCGTTATCAAACCCAAATTCCAGCAGCGGATGGGAAGACAGTCACGCTCACCGAGCAGCGCCTAGTAGCCCTTGGGCTCAGAGCGCTCATCCCAGCGGTTTCCCGCAGAAGCTTCGAGACAAGGGGGTTGACGAGTTTGGTACTCTGTGTGCTGACCCGGACACCATCCGTCGCTATCATCGCAGTTACCTGGAGCACATACACAAGCTTCATCCCTTCCTCGACCAGGGCGAcctggacaagaagatcgaaaTGTTCATTAAGCTCCATTGCTTACCGAAGACTGCCGGATCGACGCCTACAGGGACTGGCGACATGCTACGAGGcgcagaaagaaaaaggccaCGTGATACTTTGCAAGGCGCAGCGTGCGATTTTCCAATTCCCACTGGTGGTAGGACGGAAGCGACGAGCCGTCGCATCGAAAGGTCAATCGATAATGCTGTCCTCCTTCTCGTTCTTGCGCTGGGAAGTATCTGCGAAGTGGGAGCACCGGTCCCCGGTCCTGTCACTGATAATTCTCCGGATTTTCGCAAACAGTGGATCCCTGGCCCGCCCACACGTAGCGTCCTATCCCCTGCTGAATCTGACATAATTTTTCCAGTGCACGGGGGCTTCTATGCACCCCACACTATCCCGTATCCCTCACCTGTTGACGATCGGAGAAGTGTCAGAGGGCCGTCAGCATCATTAGGCGGAGACGTACCTGCCAATCAACATCTCAGAAACGTCGATGTCATTCCCGGTTTATCTTATTATGCATATGCGACGCAGATCCTTGGAGAACTTCAGGGCGCTAATGGTTTGCCTCATGTTCAAGCGGCTTTGCTCGCAGGACTCTACGCTGGCCAACTAGCACATCCTTTCCAGAGTCATGGATGGATATACCAAGCCGCTCGCGCTTGCCAAGTGCTCGTTCGATC GAAACGATATGACCAAATGAAGGACGGCCCTCTGAAAGAACTCTACGATTTCGCATATTGGACTTGTCTTCAGCTTGAGAG TGATATTCTTGCAGAACTTGATCTCCCCGCGAGTGGCATTTCTCGTGCAGAGTCACGTATAAGCCTACCAAAGGGACGCTTCACACTTCCTTTGCAAATTGAGATCTCCGCGCCCAGTACCATGATGATGTTTTTCTATTCTGCCCAAATCTACCTCCGGAAATTCCTTAACCGCGTCCACACCGATCTGTACAAAGTAGACA GAAACCGAGGCCCTAATAAGGCCACCAACGCCGCTGGTTCTGCGAGCGCTGTCAAGGCTGCAATCGCCGCAATCACAGCTAATCCTTCCAGTAATACTACGACGACGACCAGCTCCAGCAACAACCGGTGGACCTCAGACGTGCAGGAAATTTTTAGCATGAATCTCGAACTGTGGCGAAATAGTCTTCCAGAGATCATGAAATGGAAAGACGCCGATCCGCCTTCGAACGACATAAACGTTGCTCGCATGCGGGCCAAATATTACGGCGCGCGATACATCATCCATCGTCCACTTCTGTATCAGGCTCTGCATTTTGCTGGACTCCCCTATCCTAATCCGACCTCCGCGTTAGTCGGGTCACCCGCTGGGTCTGTTCTCCCTAGCACGAAATCTGAGCAGGTTTCGTCCCTATTACCCCACAGTCAACAGGCTTCAAGCATGGCGCATCTGTCAAGCAATATAGGCGTACCAGTCCATACAGCCTCCACTTATGTCCAAGGAAGCTCGACGGGCATCATTGCATACCGAGATCTACCTCCTAAGCTACGGCGAGCCTGTAAAGTATGCATCGACTCTGCAATCCTGAGCACAGAGGCCTTTGATGGAATCGAAGGTCGTCCGATCGTGACAAATATCTTCGGAACTGCGCATGCGCAATTCGGTAACATGCTCGTGTTGTCTGCGACTTATATGTCTTGTCTCTCAGAGCTGGTGGACCGAAATGTCCTTGAGAAACTTCTTAAGCGAACAATTAAATTCCTGTTACAGAGCCGATATATCTCCCCTAGTCTTCGAGCCGATGCACGGATACTCACCGAAATCTATGAGAAGATTTTCGGAGAGCCCGCCACGAGTTTTACATCCGCCTATAGCTAG